A region from the Bacteroidota bacterium genome encodes:
- the glgA gene encoding glycogen synthase GlgA yields the protein MNIAIAASECVPFAKAGGLADVTGALPKYLRKLGCDVKVFLPKYNTIDETKYDLHYEYAIGEIPVRVAGVAWPVHVSRANLPGSDVPVYFIDCPHFFHRGRIYTNDFDEDARFILFSKAVIETLQRLQWAPDVIHCNDWQTGLLPLLLKDNYSWDRMFDGTATLYSIHNIGYQGLFGKSVMDIAEIRPDRFSALEMFGGVSMMKGGILSAEIISTVSDTYAHEILTPEYGAGMEGYLVLRREDLHGVLNGIDTDVWNPETDPHLPHHYSKENLGGKYLNKKFLLEKVGMPYDTDRPLIGIVSRLVAQKGFDLIAETFNSLMELDAQWVILGSGEERYERMFSAIHHALPHKVWTYIGFNNELAHLIEAAADMFLMPSRYEPCGLNQMYSLRYGTIPIVRKTGGLADTVHDWHEYQSYGSNEGNGFSFNDAAGYALNDAVWRAVTMYRTNKPVWHQMMMNGMNADLSWDASAKKYMRLYEIAMQTRRI from the coding sequence ATGAACATCGCCATCGCCGCATCCGAATGTGTGCCTTTTGCCAAAGCGGGCGGACTCGCGGACGTTACCGGCGCGCTGCCCAAGTATTTGCGCAAACTCGGCTGTGACGTCAAAGTATTCCTTCCGAAATACAACACCATCGACGAAACGAAATACGATTTGCATTACGAGTACGCCATAGGCGAGATACCGGTACGCGTCGCGGGTGTTGCCTGGCCTGTGCACGTATCGCGGGCGAACCTTCCCGGCTCGGATGTACCGGTCTATTTCATCGATTGTCCGCATTTCTTTCATCGGGGGAGAATCTATACGAACGACTTCGATGAAGATGCAAGGTTCATTCTCTTCTCGAAGGCTGTCATCGAAACACTCCAGCGACTGCAATGGGCGCCCGACGTTATTCACTGCAACGACTGGCAAACCGGCCTGCTGCCGTTGCTTCTCAAAGACAATTACAGTTGGGATAGAATGTTCGACGGCACGGCGACGCTTTATTCGATTCACAACATCGGGTACCAGGGATTGTTCGGCAAGTCGGTGATGGATATTGCGGAGATCCGGCCGGACCGGTTCAGCGCGCTGGAGATGTTCGGCGGCGTATCCATGATGAAGGGGGGAATCCTCTCCGCCGAAATCATCAGCACAGTGAGCGACACCTACGCGCACGAGATTCTCACGCCGGAGTACGGCGCGGGAATGGAGGGTTACCTTGTGCTGCGTCGCGAAGATCTGCACGGCGTGCTCAACGGCATCGACACGGACGTCTGGAATCCTGAAACCGATCCGCATCTTCCCCACCACTATTCGAAAGAAAATCTGGGCGGGAAATATCTCAACAAGAAATTTCTTCTCGAAAAAGTCGGCATGCCGTACGACACCGACCGGCCTCTTATCGGGATTGTGTCACGACTCGTGGCGCAAAAAGGCTTCGATCTGATCGCCGAAACATTCAACAGTCTGATGGAACTTGACGCCCAATGGGTGATTCTCGGCTCAGGAGAAGAGCGGTACGAACGCATGTTCTCGGCAATCCATCACGCATTGCCGCATAAAGTCTGGACCTACATCGGTTTCAACAACGAGCTTGCCCACCTGATCGAAGCCGCCGCCGATATGTTCCTGATGCCCTCGCGCTACGAACCGTGCGGCTTGAACCAGATGTACAGTCTGCGCTACGGCACCATTCCCATCGTCCGAAAAACCGGCGGACTTGCGGACACAGTGCACGACTGGCACGAGTATCAATCGTACGGCAGCAACGAAGGGAACGGCTTTTCCTTCAACGACGCGGCGGGCTATGCGCTGAACGATGCCGTTTGGCGCGCAGTGACCATGTACCGGACGAACAAGCCGGTCTGGCACCAGATGATGATGAACGGCATGAACGCCGACCTGTCGTGGGATGCCTCGGCGAAGAAGTATATGAGGTTGTATGAGATTGCGATGCAAACACGGAGGATATGA
- a CDS encoding zinc ribbon domain-containing protein: MDDKLRCQSCGMPLSEQFGNLGTEVDGSTTREYCHICYANGAFTTPDLTMEGMMQLSVDYMTKQMNIPAEKAGAMANEYIPKLRRWKKN; the protein is encoded by the coding sequence ATGGATGATAAACTACGGTGCCAGAGTTGCGGCATGCCTCTTTCGGAACAATTTGGAAATCTCGGAACAGAAGTCGACGGCTCGACGACTCGCGAGTATTGCCACATTTGCTACGCGAACGGCGCGTTTACAACGCCCGACTTGACGATGGAAGGGATGATGCAACTTTCCGTTGACTACATGACGAAGCAGATGAACATACCTGCGGAGAAAGCTGGCGCGATGGCGAACGAGTATATACCGAAGTTGAGGAGGTGGAAGAAGAACTGA
- a CDS encoding peptidylprolyl isomerase, translating into MAMHFFNKLALVGCVVIGAVVLFGCSPKPGELVVAKVGNKPILLKEYEELYLKSSGSVDQASASTQEEREKFLDLMTKFKLKLADAYDQGLDKQPEIRSEINQYKGSLVASYLTEREVTAPGIKKLHEARQTEVRASHILLSLAPGAAPSDSEAVFKKAYELIGLLNTGASFESLAVAHSNDPSVHQNKGDLYFFTAGRMVPEFEEAAFALKTGELTQKPVRTQYGVHIIKCTGRQPASGEIKASHIMIRFHSQEPSPEDTLEAYKKISQIRDSLLAKFDFAELATRNSEDPGSAPRGGDLGWFGRARWIQPFDEEAFKLKPGEISGIVRTIYGYHLIKSYETRQTKPYAEAKKELQQVYQQTRFQQDYQKFLGKLKAETQFSMDETALNLFVVSFDSLKTTRDSAWYSTLEPELGKRPLIRFGQRTVSCDSIVSIMILRPDMTSVPLNSHSLRQQVEKIAEQLVFQVKGETIEQTYPEFASIMKEYTDGILLYQIEQDRVWGKVAVNDTVLQSYFNANRDNFVWPDRVDFTSVSTYSDSLANLIHEKLKAGKTLEQIFAEDSARMKMPTSFRVAFAKGSAALTPSALKTLVAVAAELKNDAVLTLSLAAQPDTSKRKAQEERLANQRLDAVKNQFTRKLGVDPERIQTWVRPLADHITDPADRNRALTTVSIDIINRRPWIVGGIDHQVQAVRTDERTMKADSLAEGAYSGPFSYRGNFTIVRLNKKEPARQKTYEEAGTEVSSSFQEYESKRLEKEWLDGLRRKYPVVEHKEALQNAFARVQP; encoded by the coding sequence GTGGCTATGCATTTCTTCAACAAGCTCGCACTTGTGGGCTGTGTCGTGATTGGTGCAGTTGTGCTGTTCGGATGCTCACCAAAACCGGGGGAACTTGTTGTCGCAAAAGTGGGCAACAAACCGATCTTACTCAAAGAATACGAAGAACTGTACTTGAAGAGCAGCGGCAGTGTAGATCAGGCCTCGGCGTCAACCCAGGAGGAGCGTGAGAAGTTTCTGGATTTGATGACGAAATTCAAACTGAAGCTTGCCGACGCGTATGATCAGGGGCTGGACAAGCAGCCTGAGATTCGCAGCGAAATCAACCAGTACAAGGGAAGCCTCGTCGCATCGTACCTCACTGAGAGGGAAGTCACCGCCCCGGGAATCAAAAAACTGCACGAAGCCCGGCAAACGGAAGTCCGTGCCAGCCACATCCTCCTCTCGCTCGCCCCCGGCGCAGCGCCGAGCGATTCGGAAGCGGTATTCAAGAAAGCGTACGAACTTATCGGTCTGCTGAATACCGGAGCGTCGTTCGAATCGCTTGCCGTTGCGCATTCCAACGACCCGTCGGTGCACCAGAACAAGGGCGATCTCTATTTCTTTACCGCAGGCCGGATGGTTCCCGAGTTTGAAGAAGCGGCGTTTGCACTGAAGACGGGCGAGTTGACGCAAAAGCCGGTGCGCACGCAATACGGCGTACATATCATCAAGTGCACGGGACGCCAGCCGGCGTCGGGAGAAATCAAAGCAAGCCACATTATGATCCGGTTTCACAGCCAGGAACCTTCTCCCGAAGACACGCTCGAAGCATACAAGAAGATCAGCCAGATTCGTGACAGCCTGCTTGCAAAGTTCGATTTTGCCGAACTTGCAACACGCAACTCGGAAGACCCCGGTTCCGCCCCCCGCGGCGGCGACCTCGGATGGTTCGGCCGCGCCCGATGGATCCAGCCGTTCGACGAAGAGGCATTCAAACTGAAGCCGGGCGAAATTTCGGGAATCGTCCGCACGATCTACGGATATCATCTCATTAAATCCTACGAGACACGACAGACAAAGCCGTACGCCGAGGCGAAAAAGGAACTGCAGCAAGTATATCAGCAAACGCGTTTCCAGCAGGACTACCAGAAGTTCCTGGGCAAGCTGAAGGCGGAAACACAATTCAGTATGGATGAAACCGCGCTAAACCTGTTCGTTGTGTCGTTTGATTCACTCAAGACAACACGCGACAGCGCCTGGTACAGCACGCTTGAGCCGGAATTAGGCAAGCGGCCTCTCATCCGCTTCGGCCAACGTACGGTTTCGTGCGACAGTATCGTTTCGATCATGATTCTGCGGCCCGATATGACGAGCGTGCCCCTGAATTCCCATTCGTTGCGCCAACAAGTCGAGAAGATCGCGGAACAGCTTGTGTTTCAGGTAAAGGGCGAAACCATCGAACAGACATATCCGGAGTTCGCCTCCATCATGAAAGAATACACGGACGGCATTCTGTTGTATCAGATTGAGCAGGACAGGGTTTGGGGAAAGGTTGCGGTGAACGACACGGTTCTTCAGAGTTATTTCAACGCCAACCGCGATAACTTCGTGTGGCCCGATCGCGTTGACTTCACCTCCGTCTCAACGTACAGCGACTCGCTCGCCAATCTGATTCATGAAAAGCTGAAAGCCGGAAAAACGCTCGAGCAAATATTTGCCGAAGACTCCGCACGAATGAAGATGCCGACTTCCTTCAGAGTGGCGTTTGCAAAAGGATCGGCAGCCCTTACTCCGTCTGCACTCAAGACTCTGGTTGCTGTGGCCGCCGAACTCAAGAACGACGCCGTGCTGACCCTCTCCCTTGCCGCGCAGCCGGATACATCAAAACGAAAGGCGCAGGAGGAGAGACTTGCCAATCAACGTCTCGATGCAGTCAAGAACCAATTCACGAGAAAGCTGGGCGTTGATCCGGAACGGATCCAGACCTGGGTACGGCCGTTGGCTGATCATATTACCGACCCCGCCGACAGAAACCGTGCACTGACAACAGTCAGCATCGACATCATCAACCGCCGCCCGTGGATTGTCGGTGGAATTGATCATCAGGTTCAGGCGGTACGGACGGATGAGCGGACAATGAAGGCGGATTCTCTTGCAGAAGGCGCTTACTCCGGGCCGTTCAGCTATCGCGGAAACTTCACCATCGTCCGCTTGAACAAGAAAGAACCCGCCCGGCAGAAAACGTATGAAGAGGCCGGCACGGAAGTGTCGAGTTCGTTCCAGGAATATGAATCGAAGCGTTTGGAGAAAGAATGGCTTGACGGACTTCGCAGAAAATATCCCGTTGTCGAACATAAAGAGGCATTGCAGAACGCGTTTGCCCGGGTCCAACCATAG
- a CDS encoding peptidyl-prolyl cis-trans isomerase, translating to MPGSNHSVAMLLLATVFVSCSEQRPVDEYVARVGQATLTQKNVEENAGGQPEHLVRQYVSNWVMSEILFQEAQRRGFATSEAVMRQAGEAKRQFAITAYLEQEVYSDEPSAIRDSDLQHEFTSNAESYRLPNDVVKMSFAVFDERDEANAFRSKVLRGARWEDAVQSVRSDEGQSRHLLRVATGEYFTQAVLYPEELWKIARALSKEDISYVVRTNAGYCVAVVHDVKRQGELPQFDYVKEEIRQRLAMKRRNEKYAKLLDQLRAKYEVDVRLAAGDTTRGNVNEE from the coding sequence TTGCCCGGGTCCAACCATAGTGTTGCCATGCTGTTGCTCGCCACTGTGTTCGTTTCCTGCTCGGAACAGCGGCCCGTTGATGAGTATGTTGCCCGCGTCGGACAGGCGACGCTGACGCAGAAGAACGTTGAGGAGAATGCCGGCGGGCAACCGGAACATCTCGTGCGGCAGTACGTCAGCAACTGGGTGATGTCGGAGATTCTCTTTCAGGAGGCGCAGCGGAGAGGGTTCGCCACATCGGAGGCGGTGATGCGGCAGGCCGGGGAGGCAAAGAGGCAGTTTGCCATTACTGCCTATCTCGAGCAGGAGGTTTACAGCGACGAACCGTCGGCAATTCGCGACAGCGATCTGCAACACGAGTTCACCTCCAACGCCGAATCGTACCGTCTGCCCAACGACGTTGTCAAGATGAGCTTTGCCGTCTTCGACGAGCGGGATGAAGCAAACGCATTCAGATCCAAAGTTCTTCGCGGCGCGCGATGGGAGGACGCAGTACAATCGGTCCGCAGCGACGAGGGGCAAAGCCGCCATCTGCTCCGTGTCGCCACCGGCGAGTACTTTACCCAGGCAGTCCTGTACCCCGAGGAACTCTGGAAGATTGCCCGTGCGTTGAGTAAAGAAGATATCTCGTACGTCGTGCGGACGAATGCGGGGTATTGCGTTGCTGTTGTCCATGATGTAAAACGGCAGGGCGAATTGCCCCAGTTTGACTATGTGAAAGAAGAAATCCGGCAGCGGCTCGCCATGAAACGGCGGAACGAGAAGTACGCAAAACTGCTGGACCAACTGCGCGCAAAGTATGAGGTCGATGTCCGGCTCGCAGCCGGCGATACAACAAGAGGAAACGTCAATGAAGAATGA
- a CDS encoding peptidylprolyl isomerase: MKNDGKRNVIMKTWLPVLFLACLVAVAEAQVLDRIVAVIDKEMILESELNAQTQFFITTNKLDPNTPGLREQVLQSMINEKLILAKAIEDSVTVSEDEVTQQLDAIVRQRVQAAGSEQRLEELYGMPISRIKREYRDEMKKNLLSQRLQQQRFGGSQISRLEVEEFFRTYQDSLGEVPEEVELAHIFVRPKFGETEKAESYGKMKLLLDSIKAGVPFEDLARRHSQDPGSAAQGGELGFVRRGLFVKDFETAVFSLKEQEVSGIVETEFGLHIIQLLERRGDAVHARHILMRIERTEASDDSAKAYLNGLRTRILAGESFAEIARKFSEDKETASIGGNLGTFELEQLPKELYPVVSPLKSGEISEPVRIPVGTQYGYSIVWVRERTPEHKANLDQDYKRIEIVASNYKRQKDYAAWLESLRKSIYWESRL; encoded by the coding sequence ATGAAGAATGATGGGAAGAGGAATGTGATTATGAAAACGTGGTTGCCGGTTCTGTTTCTTGCATGCTTGGTGGCTGTTGCAGAGGCGCAGGTACTGGACCGCATCGTTGCCGTTATCGACAAGGAAATGATTCTTGAATCCGAGTTGAACGCCCAAACCCAGTTCTTCATTACCACCAACAAACTCGACCCCAATACGCCCGGATTACGTGAGCAAGTTCTCCAATCCATGATCAACGAAAAGCTGATTCTGGCCAAAGCGATTGAAGACAGCGTGACAGTCTCGGAAGACGAAGTCACACAACAACTTGACGCCATTGTGCGGCAGCGCGTACAGGCGGCGGGTTCGGAGCAACGTCTGGAAGAACTGTACGGCATGCCCATTTCCCGCATCAAGCGCGAATATCGGGATGAGATGAAAAAGAACCTCCTCTCCCAACGGTTGCAGCAGCAACGATTCGGCGGCTCGCAAATCAGCCGTCTCGAAGTGGAGGAATTCTTCCGCACGTACCAGGATAGTTTGGGGGAAGTGCCCGAGGAAGTGGAACTGGCGCATATTTTCGTGCGCCCGAAGTTCGGCGAGACGGAGAAGGCGGAATCATACGGAAAAATGAAATTGCTGCTCGACAGCATCAAGGCGGGAGTTCCGTTCGAAGATCTTGCGCGGCGGCATTCGCAGGATCCCGGTTCCGCGGCGCAGGGGGGAGAATTGGGGTTTGTCCGCCGCGGCTTGTTTGTGAAGGATTTTGAAACTGCTGTGTTTTCTCTGAAAGAGCAGGAAGTGTCGGGAATTGTCGAAACGGAATTCGGCCTCCACATCATCCAGTTGTTGGAACGGCGAGGCGACGCGGTTCATGCGCGCCACATTCTGATGCGCATCGAGCGAACCGAAGCGAGCGACGATTCGGCGAAGGCATATCTCAACGGCCTGCGCACACGGATTCTTGCCGGCGAGAGCTTTGCCGAGATCGCAAGAAAATTCTCGGAAGACAAAGAAACGGCAAGCATCGGCGGAAACCTCGGCACGTTCGAGCTTGAGCAACTCCCGAAAGAACTCTATCCCGTTGTCTCACCGTTGAAGAGCGGCGAGATCAGCGAGCCGGTACGGATTCCCGTCGGTACGCAGTACGGCTACAGCATTGTGTGGGTACGGGAACGAACCCCCGAACACAAAGCCAACCTCGATCAGGACTACAAGCGCATCGAGATTGTTGCAAGCAACTACAAGCGGCAGAAGGATTACGCCGCATGGCTCGAGTCGTTGCGCAAGAGTATTTATTGGGAGTCGCGGTTGTAA
- a CDS encoding MoxR family ATPase — MARVVAQEYLLGVAVVKDIIRNKEAGNTTLANISPVKQVNDVDAAKQLQQSYDALRKEIAKVIVGQDKIVEQLLISLLARGHCLLVGVPGLAKTLLIRTLAQVLDLSFNRIQFTPDLMPSDITGTEIIEENTSTGGKTFKFIQGPVFANIVLADEINRTPPKTQAALLEAMQEHRVTAAGKTYTLQEPFFVLATQNPIEQEGTYPLPEAQLDRFMFNLWLDYPSQNEEVQIVKTTTSQATATLNHVLSGAEISAYQDLVRRVPVADNVIEFAVRLATRTRPKTDDAPKFIKDWLSWGAGPRASQYMILGAKTRAIIAGKHTPDIDDVRAMAAPVLRHRIVPNFNAEADGVSTIDIVERLVNETP; from the coding sequence ATGGCTCGAGTCGTTGCGCAAGAGTATTTATTGGGAGTCGCGGTTGTAAAGGACATTATCAGAAACAAGGAAGCGGGGAATACGACTTTGGCTAATATATCGCCGGTGAAGCAAGTCAATGATGTTGATGCAGCAAAACAGTTACAGCAATCCTACGACGCCCTCCGCAAAGAAATCGCCAAGGTTATCGTCGGGCAGGATAAGATTGTCGAGCAGTTGCTGATTTCCCTGCTCGCCCGCGGGCACTGCCTGCTCGTCGGCGTGCCGGGTCTTGCCAAAACGCTTCTCATCCGGACGTTGGCGCAGGTTCTCGATCTCTCGTTCAACCGCATCCAATTCACTCCCGACCTGATGCCGAGCGACATCACCGGCACGGAAATCATCGAAGAGAACACCTCAACAGGCGGCAAGACGTTCAAGTTCATCCAGGGGCCGGTGTTCGCCAACATCGTCCTCGCCGACGAAATCAACCGCACGCCTCCGAAAACACAGGCGGCGTTGCTCGAAGCGATGCAGGAACACCGCGTAACGGCGGCGGGCAAAACCTACACGCTGCAGGAGCCGTTCTTCGTTCTCGCAACACAAAACCCCATCGAACAGGAAGGAACATATCCCCTCCCCGAAGCGCAACTCGACCGGTTCATGTTCAATCTGTGGCTCGATTATCCGTCGCAGAACGAGGAAGTACAGATCGTGAAAACCACCACCAGCCAGGCAACGGCAACATTGAACCACGTGTTGTCGGGAGCCGAAATTTCCGCGTATCAAGATTTGGTGAGAAGAGTGCCGGTTGCGGACAACGTGATCGAATTTGCCGTGCGGCTTGCAACGCGAACACGCCCGAAAACAGATGACGCGCCGAAGTTTATCAAGGATTGGCTCAGTTGGGGCGCGGGGCCGAGGGCGTCGCAATACATGATCCTCGGAGCAAAAACACGCGCCATTATTGCGGGCAAACACACACCGGATATCGACGACGTGCGGGCGATGGCGGCGCCGGTGCTGCGTCATCGCATTGTCCCGAACTTCAACGCGGAAGCCGACGGCGTCTCGACCATTGATATCGTCGAACGGCTCGTCAACGAAACACCTTAA
- a CDS encoding DUF1232 domain-containing protein: MRNFGRLVRAWLSGRYRVFPWRSLFVFILVALYAVNPFDIIPDFIPFVGVIDDAAMLAFLIRSLMKDVEKFLDWENATRSGKDVVDAEFEVVSEDGGTVKGKLKS, encoded by the coding sequence ATGAGAAATTTCGGACGGCTTGTTCGAGCATGGCTCAGCGGCAGGTACAGGGTGTTTCCCTGGCGAAGCCTGTTTGTATTCATCCTCGTCGCCCTCTACGCCGTCAATCCGTTTGACATCATTCCTGATTTCATTCCCTTCGTTGGCGTAATCGACGATGCAGCCATGCTGGCCTTTCTCATCCGTTCATTGATGAAGGATGTGGAGAAGTTCCTGGACTGGGAGAATGCAACGCGATCCGGCAAGGATGTGGTTGACGCGGAATTCGAAGTAGTCAGTGAAGATGGTGGAACAGTCAAAGGAAAGCTGAAATCATAG